The Paramagnetospirillum magnetotacticum MS-1 genome includes a region encoding these proteins:
- a CDS encoding Dyp-type peroxidase, translated as MTMPQPQSAICAEGGAFGLFLTLFLADGDTTPVRRVLAALPHMTEALAAQTGEPSLVSSAAIGAACWTRLTGRECPDGLIPFAPLSDGTRKAPATPADLFLHIHSARHDLNLMLACRVMGAFGPRVRVVEEVMGFKHLGNRDLTGFVDGTENPEGQERAEVALVKDGPHAGGSFVSLQRYVHDLPRWEGLSLSDQEAAVGRTKESDEEMEAKPPSAHIARVVIEEDGAELEVLRHSMPYGTTSENGLYFVAYCASPEPFRKMLERMVLSSGDGHHDRLLDFTRPVTGAAFFAPSADWLRALV; from the coding sequence ATGACCATGCCCCAGCCCCAATCGGCCATCTGCGCGGAAGGTGGCGCCTTTGGCCTGTTCCTGACCCTGTTCCTGGCCGATGGCGATACCACCCCGGTGCGCCGTGTGCTGGCGGCGCTGCCCCATATGACCGAAGCCCTGGCCGCGCAAACGGGCGAGCCCTCCCTGGTCAGTTCGGCGGCTATCGGGGCCGCCTGCTGGACCCGGTTGACCGGCCGGGAATGCCCCGATGGGCTGATCCCCTTCGCGCCTCTGTCCGATGGCACTCGCAAGGCGCCCGCCACTCCCGCCGATCTGTTCCTCCACATCCACTCCGCCCGTCATGACCTCAATCTGATGCTGGCGTGCCGGGTCATGGGGGCGTTCGGGCCCCGTGTGCGGGTGGTGGAGGAGGTGATGGGCTTCAAGCATCTGGGCAACCGCGACCTCACCGGCTTCGTGGACGGGACCGAGAACCCTGAAGGCCAGGAACGCGCCGAGGTGGCCCTGGTCAAGGACGGTCCCCATGCGGGCGGCAGCTTTGTCTCGCTTCAGCGTTATGTGCACGATCTGCCGCGCTGGGAGGGGCTGTCGCTGTCCGATCAGGAAGCGGCGGTGGGCCGCACCAAGGAGAGTGACGAGGAAATGGAGGCGAAGCCGCCATCCGCCCATATCGCCCGCGTGGTGATCGAGGAGGACGGCGCCGAACTGGAAGTGCTGCGCCATTCCATGCCCTATGGCACCACCTCCGAGAACGGCCTCTATTTCGTCGCCTACTGCGCCAGCCCGGAGCCGTTCCGCAAGATGCTGGAACGCATGGTGCTGTCTTCGGGCGATGGGCACCACGACCGGCTGCTGGACTTCACCCGTCCGGTGACCGGCGCCGCCTTCT
- the greA gene encoding transcription elongation factor GreA → MEKIPMTPAGLAQLEEELRTLKYVERQAVIRAIAEAREHGDLSENAEYHAARERQSFIEGRVSELEDIISRAHVIDIASLSGDQVRFGATVTLADEDTDDEVVYTIVGAHEADIKSGRMSVHSPLARALIGKHLGDTVEVTAPGGSKSYEIVDVKFG, encoded by the coding sequence ATGGAAAAAATCCCGATGACTCCGGCTGGCTTGGCCCAGTTGGAGGAAGAGCTTAGGACCCTCAAATATGTCGAACGCCAGGCGGTGATCCGTGCCATCGCCGAGGCGCGCGAACATGGCGACCTGTCCGAGAACGCCGAATACCATGCGGCGCGCGAGCGTCAGAGCTTCATCGAGGGCCGGGTTTCCGAGTTGGAAGACATCATCTCGCGCGCCCATGTTATCGATATCGCCAGCCTGTCGGGCGATCAGGTGCGCTTTGGCGCCACCGTGACGCTGGCCGACGAGGACACCGATGACGAGGTGGTCTACACCATCGTCGGCGCCCACGAGGCCGACATCAAGTCGGGCCGCATGTCGGTGCATTCGCCCCTGGCCCGCGCCCTGATCGGCAAGCATCTGGGCGATACCGTCGAGGTGACGGCGCCCGGCGGTTCCAAGTCCTACGAGATCGTCGACGTCAAATTCGGCTGA